Proteins found in one Pseudomonadota bacterium genomic segment:
- a CDS encoding response regulator yields MARILLAEDDDAMRQFLATALSRAGHQVQSFPDGAQALTALPGRFDLLIADIVMPGIDGIELARQARSGNPQLRVMFITGFAAVALGSGGPPLANATVLSKPFHLRELVDRVQRMLAA; encoded by the coding sequence ATGGCACGCATACTCCTCGCCGAAGACGATGACGCGATGCGTCAATTCCTGGCGACGGCCCTCAGCCGGGCCGGGCACCAGGTGCAAAGCTTTCCCGACGGCGCCCAGGCCCTGACCGCGTTGCCGGGCCGCTTCGATCTGCTCATCGCCGACATCGTCATGCCCGGCATCGACGGCATCGAGCTTGCCCGCCAGGCGCGCAGCGGCAATCCGCAGCTGCGCGTGATGTTCATCACCGGCTTTGCCGCCGTGGCGCTCGGCAGCGGCGGCCCGCCGCTGGCCAATGCCACCGTCCTGTCGAAGCCGTTCCATCTGCGCGAGCTGGTCGACCGCGTGCAGCGCATGCTGGCCGCCTGA
- a CDS encoding N-formylglutamate amidohydrolase, translated as MRNNLAVAELPPSPLAVEAPTRQTVPVVFASPHSGNIYPPDFVAQARLDINNLRRSEDAFIDELFGAAPRLGAPLLKALFPRAYIDPNREPFELDPAMFADSLPPFVNTRSPRVSAGLGTIARVVASGAEIYRAKLSFAEARTRIDALYRPYHARLAELVAATAAQFGHAVLIDCHSMPSVGGPMDRDPGRRRVDFVLGDCFGASCAPVLTLGVERYLRDLGYAVARNDPYAGGFTTRHYGRPSDGHHALQIEINRALYMDEARIERGADFQVLATRLGGLIQAVGAIAARELH; from the coding sequence ATGCGCAATAATCTTGCCGTTGCCGAGCTGCCGCCCTCCCCGCTCGCCGTGGAGGCGCCGACCCGTCAGACGGTTCCCGTCGTTTTCGCCTCGCCGCATAGCGGCAATATCTATCCGCCCGATTTCGTCGCCCAGGCGCGTCTCGACATCAACAATCTGCGCCGGTCGGAGGATGCGTTCATCGACGAGCTGTTCGGCGCCGCGCCGCGCCTCGGCGCGCCGCTGCTCAAGGCGCTGTTCCCGCGCGCCTATATCGATCCCAATCGCGAGCCGTTCGAGCTCGATCCGGCGATGTTCGCCGATTCGCTGCCGCCCTTCGTCAACACGCGCTCGCCGCGGGTCAGCGCCGGGCTCGGCACCATCGCGCGGGTGGTCGCCAGCGGCGCCGAGATCTACCGCGCCAAGCTGTCGTTCGCCGAGGCGCGCACGCGCATCGATGCGCTCTACCGCCCCTATCATGCGCGGCTCGCCGAGCTGGTCGCCGCCACCGCCGCGCAGTTCGGTCACGCCGTGCTGATCGACTGCCACTCGATGCCGTCGGTCGGCGGCCCGATGGACCGCGATCCGGGGCGAAGGCGCGTCGACTTCGTGCTCGGCGATTGCTTCGGCGCCTCCTGCGCGCCGGTGCTGACGCTGGGCGTCGAGAGATATCTGCGCGATCTCGGCTACGCCGTGGCGCGCAACGACCCTTACGCCGGCGGCTTCACCACGCGCCATTACGGCCGGCCGAGCGACGGCCACCACGCGCTGCAGATCGAGATCAACCGCGCGCTCTACATGGACGAGGCGCGGATCGAGCGCGGCGCCGATTTCCAGGTGCTGGCAACGCGGCTCGGCGGCTTGATCCAGGCGGTCGGCGCGATCGCCGCGCGGGAGCTGCATTGA